In one window of Neisseria subflava DNA:
- a CDS encoding ABC transporter ATP-binding protein/permease: protein MNILKKFFYLARPFWSGAHGRLQWLMLAVLIGFTLFSITISVWIAAWDKRFYDALAAFDGASMPSLIVEYLGYMAMVIGCIVCGDWLQKRLIFRWRTHLTEQFQKNWLEGHKHYRLRLTGEPDNPDQRIAEDIYLLADKSIGLFRSFINNIAKFSAFVAVLWTLSGVQTFNIGGYSITVYGYLVWVALIYSIFSTIIAHLVGRKLKNLNIDRQHREADYRAALLRVRDHAEQIAFYNGSEAETGRLKQRYLRIRDNWRRLTNCEFRQETFWATYVRISIFIPILATLPMYLAKTMTFGDMMQTRTSFARVQDSFGWFTDSYRRLIEWAAVVERLSGFQTALEQAEQKSPSLQSHQAALPHHSGKVVLQNLTVHTQTGSPLLTDIHLQAHSPEWVLLEGRSGIGKSTLLRVLAGLWPYYHGSFSLEGSRLFFPQRPYLPADTLRQTVSYPYTACQDDHLIQTILEQVGLSSPTGRLRTLMNDLDTSHEWHGILSGGEQQRLSLARALLHKPQILFLDEATNQLDDESALMLMQTLKQHLPDTLVIGISHQPKIQALFDSFLNLNEKII from the coding sequence ATGAACATCCTCAAAAAATTCTTTTACCTTGCCCGCCCTTTTTGGTCAGGGGCACACGGCCGCCTCCAATGGCTGATGCTCGCCGTTTTGATAGGGTTTACTCTATTCTCCATCACCATCAGCGTTTGGATTGCCGCATGGGACAAACGCTTCTACGACGCGCTGGCCGCGTTTGACGGCGCATCTATGCCTTCGCTCATTGTCGAATACCTCGGCTATATGGCGATGGTTATCGGCTGTATCGTCTGCGGCGACTGGCTGCAAAAACGCCTCATCTTCCGTTGGCGTACCCACCTGACCGAGCAATTTCAAAAAAACTGGCTCGAAGGCCACAAACACTACCGCCTGCGCCTGACCGGCGAACCGGACAACCCCGACCAACGTATCGCCGAAGACATCTACCTCCTCGCCGACAAAAGCATCGGACTGTTTCGCTCCTTCATCAATAATATTGCCAAATTCAGCGCGTTCGTCGCCGTATTGTGGACGCTCTCCGGCGTACAGACTTTCAACATCGGCGGATACAGCATTACTGTTTACGGCTATCTTGTTTGGGTTGCACTGATTTATTCCATCTTCAGCACCATCATCGCCCACCTCGTCGGCCGCAAACTCAAAAACCTCAACATCGACCGCCAACACCGCGAAGCCGACTACCGCGCCGCCCTCCTGCGCGTGCGCGACCACGCCGAACAAATCGCCTTCTACAACGGCAGCGAAGCCGAAACAGGTCGTCTGAAACAACGCTACCTCCGCATCCGCGACAACTGGCGGCGGCTCACCAACTGCGAATTCCGCCAAGAAACCTTCTGGGCGACCTATGTCCGCATCAGTATCTTCATCCCCATCCTCGCCACCTTGCCCATGTACCTCGCCAAAACCATGACCTTCGGCGACATGATGCAGACCCGCACATCGTTTGCCCGCGTCCAAGACAGCTTCGGCTGGTTTACCGACTCCTACCGCCGCCTCATCGAATGGGCGGCAGTCGTCGAACGCCTCTCCGGTTTTCAGACGGCCTTGGAACAAGCAGAACAAAAAAGCCCCTCCCTTCAGTCCCACCAAGCAGCTTTGCCGCATCATAGCGGCAAGGTCGTCCTGCAAAACCTTACCGTCCACACCCAAACCGGTAGCCCTCTGCTTACTGATATTCACCTCCAAGCCCATTCTCCGGAATGGGTATTGCTTGAAGGCAGAAGCGGCATCGGCAAATCCACGCTGCTTCGCGTGCTTGCCGGTTTATGGCCGTATTACCACGGCAGTTTTTCCCTCGAAGGTAGCCGCCTGTTTTTCCCGCAACGCCCTTACCTGCCTGCGGACACATTGCGTCAAACTGTCAGCTATCCCTATACGGCCTGCCAAGACGACCATTTGATTCAAACCATTTTGGAACAAGTAGGCTTAAGCAGCCCCACGGGTCGGTTGCGCACATTGATGAACGATTTGGACACTTCACACGAATGGCACGGCATCCTTTCCGGCGGAGAGCAGCAACGCCTCAGCCTCGCTCGCGCACTGCTGCACAAACCGCAAATCCTGTTCCTAGATGAAGCCACCAACCAGCTCGATGATGAATCCGCCCTGATGTTGATGCAGACCCTCAAGCAACATTTGCCCGATACTTTGGTCATCGGCATCAGCCACCAACCCAAGATTCAAGCACTGTTTGATAGCTTTCTGAATTTGAATGAAAAAATTATTTAA
- a CDS encoding TonB-dependent siderophore receptor: MNHPIRYAYLLAAVPLQLSAQTTEQTEHADLPTVNVTGQSRTASRDSYTVPVMSTATGLPISPKDTPQSVSVITRKQMDDSGATTLEDALKTTTGLNIYKQGFQTRFQSRGFDIAQISEDGVNSTVCTMCGNNPHDAKQLTDTALYDRIEVVRGATGLRKAQSEPGGTINAIRKRPTAAPLLEFDATADRFGTLRSSADVSGFLSRDNGLRGRAVAVLEKNKSWRKNSDGNKGIIYGVIDKQVGENDMLTLSAMYHREKDVPSLFGLPANPDGSDLRLPRDSYLGANWNRADYKKANIFAEWKHYFGDRWNLTTSVDYRRNKSVTEYGYVPQRQNISPAGTLSDGYTGRSDRNNSQWTVQSDLEGKFDWFGREHEFYAGYEYTKEKFDNMWRGTPLKDGNYPVFSWTGDEIAKPDWNTARNLEIRKTVPDTHTATIATRLNIADKWHILLGTSYSRWRQSQYLSWMKTPDSHYKKGRFIPYAGITYDITPQQNLYASYTSIFKYSGDYYDINDKLLPPVMGNSYEIGWKGAWNNNKLNTTLALFQTEKHNQPTDTWLGKDLATGNIRPWVRGDRAIYTPVRMESRGIDAEIAGNITDDWQIFAGYTFNKRRYTSTAAERTAERNGRGVDFSQHTPRHIFRLNTLYRLPGAAHKWTVGGGVNVQSKSSPIVVNGEKQYLGGYAVWHAAVQYEPSKYTKLSLKVDNLTDKRYYESYAHRATYQGHFYGQPRNVTLNFKWKM; the protein is encoded by the coding sequence ATGAACCATCCGATTCGTTATGCGTATCTGCTTGCCGCCGTCCCGCTGCAACTTTCCGCCCAAACCACCGAACAGACGGAACATGCTGACCTGCCCACCGTTAACGTAACCGGACAAAGCCGTACTGCTTCGCGCGACAGTTATACCGTGCCGGTCATGTCCACCGCCACCGGCCTGCCGATCTCCCCCAAAGACACGCCGCAATCCGTCAGCGTCATTACGCGCAAACAAATGGACGATTCGGGCGCGACCACGCTGGAAGACGCATTGAAAACCACCACGGGGCTGAATATTTACAAACAGGGTTTCCAAACCCGCTTTCAATCCAGAGGCTTCGACATCGCGCAGATCAGCGAAGACGGTGTCAATTCGACTGTCTGTACCATGTGCGGCAACAATCCGCACGATGCCAAACAACTGACCGACACTGCGCTTTACGACCGCATCGAAGTCGTGCGCGGAGCAACAGGTCTGCGTAAAGCGCAAAGCGAGCCGGGCGGCACCATCAACGCCATCCGCAAACGCCCGACCGCTGCGCCGCTGCTTGAATTTGATGCAACCGCCGACCGCTTCGGCACGCTGCGCTCTTCCGCCGATGTATCGGGATTCCTCAGCCGCGACAATGGCTTGCGCGGGCGCGCGGTTGCCGTACTTGAAAAAAACAAAAGCTGGCGTAAAAACAGCGACGGCAATAAAGGGATCATTTACGGCGTTATCGACAAGCAAGTCGGGGAAAACGATATGCTGACGTTGAGTGCGATGTACCACCGTGAAAAAGATGTACCTTCCCTGTTCGGGCTACCCGCCAATCCCGACGGCAGCGACCTACGATTGCCGCGCGACAGCTATTTGGGTGCGAACTGGAATCGTGCGGATTACAAAAAAGCCAATATATTCGCCGAATGGAAGCACTATTTCGGCGATCGTTGGAATCTGACCACTTCCGTTGATTACCGCCGCAACAAATCCGTTACCGAATATGGTTACGTCCCGCAGCGGCAAAATATTTCGCCCGCAGGCACATTGAGTGACGGTTATACCGGCAGAAGCGACCGCAACAACAGTCAATGGACTGTGCAAAGCGATTTAGAAGGAAAATTTGATTGGTTCGGCCGCGAACATGAGTTTTACGCGGGCTATGAATACACCAAAGAAAAATTCGATAATATGTGGAGAGGCACACCCTTGAAAGATGGCAACTATCCTGTTTTTTCTTGGACGGGTGATGAAATTGCCAAACCTGATTGGAACACGGCCCGCAATCTCGAAATTCGTAAAACCGTTCCCGACACCCACACGGCGACCATAGCCACCCGCCTGAACATTGCCGACAAATGGCACATCCTGCTCGGTACAAGTTACAGCCGCTGGCGGCAATCACAATATCTGTCATGGATGAAAACCCCCGACAGCCACTATAAAAAAGGCCGTTTCATCCCCTACGCAGGCATTACCTACGACATCACCCCGCAACAAAACCTATATGCAAGTTACACCAGCATTTTCAAATACTCGGGCGATTATTACGACATCAATGACAAGCTCTTGCCGCCTGTAATGGGCAACAGCTACGAAATCGGCTGGAAAGGCGCGTGGAACAACAATAAATTGAACACCACCCTCGCCTTGTTTCAAACCGAAAAACACAACCAACCCACAGATACATGGTTGGGTAAAGACCTCGCAACGGGCAATATCCGTCCTTGGGTACGCGGCGACCGCGCCATCTACACGCCTGTACGCATGGAAAGCCGCGGTATTGATGCCGAAATTGCCGGCAACATCACCGACGACTGGCAGATTTTTGCGGGCTATACCTTCAACAAAAGGCGTTATACCTCCACCGCTGCCGAGCGTACCGCAGAGCGCAACGGTCGAGGGGTCGATTTCAGCCAGCACACGCCCCGACATATCTTCCGCCTCAATACCCTGTACCGCCTGCCCGGTGCGGCGCACAAATGGACGGTGGGCGGAGGTGTGAACGTCCAAAGCAAATCCAGCCCGATTGTAGTGAACGGAGAGAAACAATATTTGGGCGGTTACGCCGTTTGGCATGCAGCCGTACAATACGAACCCTCCAAATACACCAAGCTCAGCCTGAAAGTCGACAACCTGACCGACAAACGCTATTACGAAAGCTATGCCCACCGCGCTACCTACCAAGGACATTTCTACGGACAGCCGCGCAATGTGACCTTGAACTTCAAGTGGAAGATGTAG